The window AGAAAAACCTGCTAAAAAAGAAATAACGGGATTTGTTGAATTCAGAAATGTCAGCTTTGGTTATGATAATGACGAAGTATTGAAAAATGTCAGCCTCAATGCCAAACCGGGGGAAACGGTTGCAATAATTGGCCCCACAGGGTCTGGAAAATCCACTCTTGTAAACCTGATATGCAGATTTTATGATTGCAGCGAAGGAGAAGTACTGGTTGACAACGTGAATGTAAAAGAAATGGATTTAAGAACACTGCGTTCAAAAGTTTCAGTTGCAATGCAGGATGTATTTCTTTTTTCAGATACAATTGAAGGAAATATCGCCTATGGTGTGCCAGATGCTCCCTATGAGAGCATAAAACAGGCAGCAGGTATAGCAGATGCAGATGGTTTTATATCCTCCTTGCCGGAAGGCTATGATACCATCATAGGAGAACGTGGGGTAGGACTTTCCGGCGGTCAGAGACAGAGAATTGCTTTAGCAAGGGCAATACTCAAAGACCCGTCTATACTTATACTTGACGATACAACCTCCAGTGTTGACATGGAAACGGAATTTGAAATCCACAGGACGCTAAGGTCTTTTTACAATAATAAGACCACTTTTATTATCGCACACAGAATATCTTCCGTAAAAAATGCAGACAAAATTATTGTATTGAATGGCGGACAGATAATTGAGCAGGGAACACATAAGGAACTACTGAATTTAAAGGGTTATTACTACGATGTTTATCAAAGCCAGTACGGGGACTTTGATGGTCTTGATGAAAAGGAGGTGGGCTAAATGGCAAGAAACAAATATGATGTTGATGAAGAATTATTAACAAAATTTAAAATGAAAGACCTTATCCGGCTTTTAAGATACTTGAAACCATACAAGATGACAATGTTTGTAACGGTCTTATTAATGCTTACTGCAAGCGTGGCTAATCTTGTAGGTCCGCTTCTGGTACAGGATGCAATGGATTATAAGATACCAGCCGGCAATATAAAAGGACTGGTTTTTCTGTCAGGCATTTTTATAGTCACCTTGATAGTGAATGCAATATGTTTTAAGTTCAGGGTAATACTCATGTCCCAGCTTGGAAACAATGTAGTTAAAAAGATTAGGGAAGATATATTCTATAAGATTCAGAAGCTTCCTTTTTCCTATTATGACAGCCGTCCCCATGGTAAAATACTCGTAAGGGTTGTGAATTATGTAAACTCACTCAGCGACCTGCTTACAAACGGCTTTATAAACTTTATAACAGATATGTTCACCCTTGTATGTATAATAGTTTTCATGCTCTTTATAAATGTGAAGCTTACCTTAATCAGTATGATTGGACTTCCTCCATTATTTATTTGCATAATGCTTATAAAAAATATTCAGAGGAAAAATACACAGGCCTTGAGCATGAAGCAGTCAAACCTCAATGCGTATATACATGAAAGCATATGCGGTGTAAAGGTAACACAGTCCTTTGCAAGAGAAGAACAGAACCAAGGCATTTTTCATGAATTAAATAAGATTTACAGAAGGGCATGGATGAGATTTGTAAAAGCCAATTTCATACTGTGGCCAATAATAGAGACCATTTCCACAATAGGTATAATAATACTTTATTTTGGCGGGATATTTTGGGTAAAGGGAATAACCATAGGTGTCCTCATTGCTTTTACAAGCTATATTTCAAGGTTCTGGCAGCCCATAACCAATCTGGGAAATTTCTACAACGCAATGATAAATGCCATGGCATATCTGGAAAGAATATTTGAGACACTGGATGAGGAGGTTTCTATAGAAAATCTGCCGGGAGCCATTCCAATGCCGGAGGTAAAGGGAGCTGTGGAATTCAGAAATGTAAGCTTTAGTTATGAAGAAGGCAAAAAGATTCTTGATAATATAAACTTCACATTCCGGTTGGGAAGTACAATAGCATTGGTAGGCCCCACCGGAGCCGGTAAGAGTACCATAATTAATCTTCTGAGCAGGTTCTATGATGTCCAGGAGGGCGAGGTGCTGATAGACGGCATAAACATAAGAGATGTACAGCTTGAGACACTGAGAAAACAG of the Ruminiclostridium papyrosolvens DSM 2782 genome contains:
- a CDS encoding ABC transporter ATP-binding protein; protein product: MARNKYDVDEELLTKFKMKDLIRLLRYLKPYKMTMFVTVLLMLTASVANLVGPLLVQDAMDYKIPAGNIKGLVFLSGIFIVTLIVNAICFKFRVILMSQLGNNVVKKIREDIFYKIQKLPFSYYDSRPHGKILVRVVNYVNSLSDLLTNGFINFITDMFTLVCIIVFMLFINVKLTLISMIGLPPLFICIMLIKNIQRKNTQALSMKQSNLNAYIHESICGVKVTQSFAREEQNQGIFHELNKIYRRAWMRFVKANFILWPIIETISTIGIIILYFGGIFWVKGITIGVLIAFTSYISRFWQPITNLGNFYNAMINAMAYLERIFETLDEEVSIENLPGAIPMPEVKGAVEFRNVSFSYEEGKKILDNINFTFRLGSTIALVGPTGAGKSTIINLLSRFYDVQEGEVLIDGINIRDVQLETLRKQMGVMLQDTFLFSGTVMSNIKYARPDATDEEAIRAAKTVCAHEFIMNMSNGYYTEINERGTRLSIGERQLISFARALLADPRILILDEATSSIDTRTELALQKGLQGLLVGRTSFIIAHRLSTIKNAHCIMYVDNGSIVERGTHDELMAARGHYYNLYNSQFSVMEAV